The following proteins are co-located in the Lactuca sativa cultivar Salinas unplaced genomic scaffold, Lsat_Salinas_v11 Lsat_1_v11_unplaced_20, whole genome shotgun sequence genome:
- the LOC122195455 gene encoding ATP synthase subunit b, chloroplastic-like, producing the protein MKNVTDSFVSLGHWPSAGSFGFNTDILATNLINLSVVLGVLIFFGKGVYNLLSLSDLLDNRKQRILNTIRNSEELREGAIEQLEKARARLRKVEIEADQFRVNGYSEIEREKLNLIDSTYKTLEQLENYKNETINFEQQKASNQVRQRVFQQALQGALGTLNSCLNSELHLRTISANIGILGAMKEITD; encoded by the exons ATGAAAAATGTAACCGATTCTTTCGTTTCTTTGGGCCACTGGCCATCCGCCGGGAGTTTCGGGTTTAATACCGATATTTTAGCAACAAATCTAATAAATCTAAGTGTAGTGCTTGGGGTCTTGATCTTTTTTGGAAAGGGAGTGT ATAATCTACTTTCATTAAGTGATTTATTAGATAATCGAAAACAGAGAATCTTGAATACTATTAGAAATTCAGAAGAATTGCGCGAGGGGGCCATCGAACAGCTGGAAAAAGCCCGGGCTCGCTTACGGAAAGTAGAAATAGAAGCAGATCAGTTTCGCGTGAATGGATACTCTGAGATAGAGCGAGAAAAATTGAATTTGATTGATTCAACTTATAAGACTTTGGAACAActagaaaattacaaaaatgaaaCTATAAATTTTGAACAACAAAAAGCGAGTAATCAAGTCCGACAACGGGTTTTCCAACAAGCCTTACAAGGAGCTCTAGGAACTCTGAATAGTTGTTTAAACAGCGAGTTACATTTACGTACTATCAGTGCCAATATTGGCATATTGGGGGCGATGAAAGAAATAACGGATTAG
- the LOC122195317 gene encoding ATP synthase subunit alpha, chloroplastic-like: MVTIQADEISNIIRERIEQYNREVKIVNTGTVLQVGDGIARIHGLDEVMAGELVEFEEGTIGIALNLESTNVGVVLMGDGLLIQEGSSVKATGRIAQIPVSEAYLGRVINALAKPIDGRGEISSSEYRLIESPAPGIISRRSVYEPLQTGLIAIDSMIPIGRGQRELIIGDRQTGKTAVATDTILNQQGKNVICVYVAIGQKASSVAQVVTNFQERGAMEYTIVVAETADSPATLQYLAPYTGAALAEYFMYRERHTSIIYDDPSKQAQAYRQMSLLLRRPPGREAYPGDVFYLHSRLLERAAKLSSLLGEGSMTALPIVETQSGDVSAYIPTNVISITDGQIFLSADLFNAGIRPAINVGISVSRVGSAAQIKAMKQVAGKLKLELAQFAELEAFAQFASDLDKATQNQLARGQRLRELLKQSQSAPLGVEEQVLTIYTGTNGYLDSLEIGQVRKFLVELRTYLKTNKPQFQEIISSTKTFTEEAEAILKEAIKEQRERFILQEQAA, translated from the coding sequence ATGGTAACCATTCAAGCCGACGAAATTAGTAATATTATCCGTGAACGTATTGAGCAATATAATAGAGAAGTAAAGATTGTAAATACCGGTACCGTACTTCAAGTAGGTGATGGCATTGCTCGTATTCATGGTCTTGATGAAGTAATGGCGGGTGAATTAGTAGAATTTGAAGAGGGTACAATAGGCATTGCTCTTAATTTGGAATCAACTAATGTTGGTGTTGTATTAATGGGTGATGGTTTGCTGATACAAGAAGGGAGTTCTGTAAAAGCAACAGGAAGAATTGCTCAGATACCAGTGAGTGAGGCCTATTTGGGTCGTGTTATAAACGCGCTGGCTAAACCTATTGATGGTAGAGGTGAAATTTCATCTTCtgaatataggttaattgaatcGCCCGCTCCAGGGATTATTTCTCGACGTTCTGTATATGAGCCTCTTCAAACAGGGCTTATTGCTATTGATTCAATGATTCCGATAGGACGTGGTCAGCGCGAATTAATTATTGGGGACAGGCAGACCGGTAAAACAGCAGTAGCAACAGATACAATTCTAAATCAACAAGGCAAAAATGTAATATGCGTTTATGTAGCTATTGGTCAAAAAGCATCTTCTGTGGCTCAGGTAGTGACTAATTTCCAGGAAAGGGGCGCGATGGAATATACCATTGTGGTAGCCGAAACGGCGGATTCCCCTGCTACATTACAATACCTCGCTCCTTATACAGGAGCAGCTCTGGCTGAATATTTTATGTACCGTGAACGACACACTTCAATCATTTATGATGATCCCTCTAAACAAGCCCAAGCTTATCGCCAAATGTCTCTTCTATTACGAAGACCGCCTGGGCGCGAAGCTTATCCAGGGGATGTTTTTTATTTACATTCACGCCTTTTGGAAAGAGCTGCTAAATTAAGTTCTCTTTTAGGTGAAGGAAGTATGACCGCTTTACCAATAGTGGAAACCCAATCGGGAGATGTTTCGGCTTATATTCCTACTAATGTCATTTCGATTACTGATGGACAAATATTCTTATCTGCTGATCTATTCAATGCTGGAATCCGACCCGCTATTAATGTGGGGATCTCTGTTTCCAGAGTGGGGTCTGCAGCTCAAATTAAAGCTATGAAACAAGTAGCCGGTAAATTAAAATTGGAACTGGCACAATTCGCAGAATTAGAAGCTTTTGCACAATTTGCTTCTGATCTCGATAAAGCTACTCAGAATCAATTGGCAAGAGGTCAACGCTTACGTGAATTGCTTAAACAATCCCAATCCGCCCCTCTCGGGGTAGAAGAACAGGTACTGACTATTTATACCGGAACAAATGGTTATCTTGATTCATTAGAAATTGGACAGGTAAGGAAATTTCTTGTTGAGTTACGTACTTACTTAAAAACCAATAAACCgcagtttcaagaaataatatcttctaccaagacattcACCGAGGAAGCAGAAGCCATTTTGAAAGAAGCTATTAAGGAACAGAGGGAACGTTTTATACTTCAGGAACAAGCAGCCTAA
- the LOC122196471 gene encoding LOW QUALITY PROTEIN: photosystem II CP43 reaction center protein (The sequence of the model RefSeq protein was modified relative to this genomic sequence to represent the inferred CDS: deleted 1 base in 1 codon), translating to MTIALGKVTKDENDLFDIMDDWLRRDRFVFVGWSGLLLFPCAYFAVGGWFTGTTFVTSWYTHGLASSYLEGCNFLTAAVSTPANSLAHSLLLLWGPEAQGDFTRWCQLGGLWTFVALHGAFGLIGFMLRQFELARSVQLRPYNAIAFSGPIAVFVSVFLIYPLGQSGWFFAPSFGVAAIFRFILFFQGFHNWTLNPFHMMGVAGVLGAALLCAIHGATVENTLFEDGDGANTFRAFNPTQAEETYSMVTANRFWSQIFGVAFSNKRWLHFFMLFVPVTGLWMSALGVVGLALNLRAYDFVSQEIRAAEDPEFETFYTKNILLNEGIRAWMAAQDQPHENLIFPEEVLPRGNLFNGTLALAGRDQETTGFAWWAGNARLINLSGKLLGAHVAHAGLIVFWAGAMNLFEVAHFVPEKPMYEQGLILLPHLATLGWGVGPGGEVIDTFPYFVSGVLHLISSAVLGFGGIYHALLGPETLEESFPFFGYVWKDRNKMTTILGIHLILLGIGAFLLVFKALYFGGVYDTWAPGGGDVRKITNLTLSPSIIFGYLLKSPFGGEGWIVSVDDLEDIIGGHVWLGSICILGGIWHILTKPFAWARRALVWSGEAYLSYSLAAISVFGFIACCFVWFNNTAYPSEFYGPTGPEASQAQAFTFLVRDQRLGANVGSAQGPTGLGKYLMRSPTGEVIFGGETMRFWDLRAPWLEPLRGPNGLDLSRLKKDIQPWQERRSAEYMTHAPLGSLNSVGGVATEINAVNYVSPRSWLATSHFVLGFFFFVGHLWHAGRARAAAAGFEKGIDRDFEPVLSMTPLN from the exons ATGACTATAGCCCTTGGTAAAGTTACCAAAGACGAAAATGATTTGTTTGATATTATGGATGACTGGTTACGGAGGGACCGTTTCGTTTTTGTAGGCTGGTCCGGCCTATTGCTCTTTCCTTGTGCCTATTTCGCTGTAGGGGGTTGGTTCACAGGTACAACCTTTGTAACTtcatggtatacccatggatTGGCCAGTTCCTATTTGGAAGGCTGCAATTTCTTAACTGCCGCAGTTTCTACTCCTGCGAATAGTTTAGCACATTCTTTGTTATTACTATGGGGTCCTGAAGCACAAGGAGATTTTACTCGTTGGTGTCAATTAGGCGGTCTGTGGACTTTTGTTGCTCTCCACGGCGCTTTCGGACTAATAGGTTTCATGTTGCGTCAATTCGAACTTGCGCGATCTGTTCAATTGCGACCTTATAATGCAATCGCATTCTCTGGTCCAATTGCCGTTTTTGTTTCTGTATTCCTGATTTATCCACTAGGTCAGTCTGGTTGGTTCTTTGCGCCTAGTTTTGGTGTAGCAGCTATATTTCGATTTATCCTCTTTTTTCAAGGATTTCATAACTGGACATTGAACCCATTTCATATGATGGGAGTTGCAGGTGTATTGGGCGCTGCTTTGCTATGCGCTATTCATGGTGCTACCGTAGAAAATACTTTATTTGAAGATGGTGATGGGGCAAATACATTCCGTGCTTTTAACCCAACTCAAGCTGAAGAAACTTATTCAATGGTCACTGCTAATCgtttttggtcccaaatcttTGGGGTTGCTTTTTCCAATAAACGTTGGTTACATTTCTTTATGTTATTTGTACCAGTAACTGGTTTATGGATGAGTGCTCTTGGAGTAGTCGGTCTGGCCTTGAACCTACGTGCCTATGACTTCGTTTCTCAGGAAATTCGCGCGGCGGAAGATCCTGAATTTGAAACTTTCTACACCAAAAATATTCTCTTAAACGAAGGTATTCGTGCTTGGATGGCGGCTCAAGATCAGCCTCATGAAAACCTTATATTCCCTGAGGAGGTTCTACCCCGTGGAAAC CTCTTTAATGGAACTTTAGCTTTAGCTGGTCGTGACCAAGAAACCACTGGTTTCGCTTGGTGGGCCGGGAATGCCCGGCTTATCAATTTATCTGGTAAACTACTAGGGGCTCATGTAGCCCATGCCGGATTAATCGTATTTTGGGCCGGAGCAATGAATCTATTTGAAGTGGCTCATTTCGTACCAGAGAAGCCTATGTATGAACAAGGATTAATTTTACTTCCCCACCTAGCTACTCTAGGTTGGGGGGTGGGTCCTGGTGGGGAAGTTATAGATACTTTTCCATACTTTGTATCCGGAGTACTTCATTTAATTTCCTCTGCAGTATTGGGCTTTGGCGGTATTTATCATGCACTTTTAGGGCCTGAGACGCTTGAAGAATCTTTTCCATTCTTCGGTTATGTATGGAAAGATAGAAATAAAATGACCACAATTTTAGGTATTCACTTAATCTTGTTAGGTATAGGTGCTTTTCTTCTAGTATTCAAGGCTCTTTATTTTGGGGGCGTATATGATACTTGGGCTCCGGGAGGAGGAGATGTAAGAAAAATAACCAACTTGACGCTTAGCCCAAGTATCATATTTGGTTATTTACTAAAATCGCCCTTTGGGGGAGAAGGATGGATTGTTAGTGTAGACGATTTGGAAGATATAATCGGAGGCCATGTATGGTTAGGTTCCATTTGTATACTTGGTGGAATTTGGCATATCTTAACCAAACCCTTCGCATGGGCTCGACGAGCACTTGTATGGTCTGGAGAGGCTTACTTATCTTATAGTTTAGCGGCTATATCTGTCTTTGGTTTCATTGCTTGTTGTTTTGTCTGGTTCAATAATACCGCTTATCCTAGTGAGTTTTACGGACCCACTGGACCAGAAGCTTCTCAAGCTCAAGCATTTACTTTTCTAGTTAGAGACCAACGTCTTGGAGCTAACGTTGGATCTGCTCAAGGTCCTACCGGTTTAGGTAAATATTTAATGCGTTCCCCGACTGGAGAAGTCATTTTTGGAGGAGAAACTATGCGTTTTTGGGATCTGCGTGCTCCTTGGTTAGAACCCCTAAGGGGTCCAAATGGGTTGGACTTAAGTCGGCTGAAAAAAGACATACAACCTTGGCAAGAACGTCGTTCCGCAGAATATATGACCCATGCTCCTTTAGGTTCTTTAAATTCCGTGGGTGGCGTAGCTACCGAGATCAATGCAGTCAATTATGTCTCTCCTAGAAGTTGGTTAGCTACTTCTCATTTTGTTCTAGGATTCTTCTTCTTCGTAGGGCATTTGTGGCACGCAGGAAGAGCTCGTGCAGCTGCAGCAGGATTTGAAAAAGGAATTGATCGTGATTTTGAACCTGTTCTTTCCATGACCCCTCTTAATTGA
- the LOC128129521 gene encoding photosystem I P700 chlorophyll a apoprotein A2, whose amino-acid sequence MALRFPRFSQGLAQDPTTRRIWFGIATAHDFESHDDITEERLYQNIFASHFGQLAIIFLWTSGNLFHVAWQGNFESWVQDPLHVRPIAHAIWDPHFGQPAVEAFTRGGALGPVNIAYSGVYQWWYTIGLRTNEDLYTGALFLLLISAISLIAGWLHLQPKWKPSVSWFKNAESRLNHHLSGLFGVSSLAWTGHLVHVAIPASRGEYVRWNNFLDVLPHPQGLGPLFTGQWNLYAQNPDSGSHLFGTSQGAGTAILTLLGGFHPQTQSLWLTDMAHHHLAIAFLFLIAGHMYRTNFGIGHSMKDLLDAHIPPGGRLGRGHKGLYDTINNSLHFQLGLALASLGVITSLVAQHMYSLPAYAFIAQDFTTQAALYTHHQYIAGFIMTGAFAHGAIFFIRDYNPEQNEDNVLARMLEHKEAIISHLSWASLFLGFHTLGLYVHNDVMLAFGTPEKQILIEPIFAQWIQSAHGKTSYGFDILLSSTNGPAFNAGRSIWLPGWLNAINENSNSLFLTIGPGDFLVHHAIALGLHTTTLILVKGALDARGSKLMPDKKDFGYSFPCDGPGRGGTCDISAWDAFYLAVFWMLNTIGWVTFYWHWKHITLWQGNVSQFNESSTYLMGWLRDYLWLNSSQLINGYNPFGMNSLSVWAWMFLFGHLVWATGFMFLISWRGYWQELIETLAWAHERTPLANLIRWRDKPVALSIVQARLVGLAHFSVGYIFTYAAFLIASTSGKFG is encoded by the coding sequence ATGGCATTAAGATTTCCAAGGTTTAGCCAAGGCTTAGCTCAGGACCCCACTACTCGTCGTATTTGGTTTGGTATTGCTACCGCGCATGACTTCGAGAGTCATGATGATATTACTGAGGAACGTCTTTATCAGAATATTTTTGCTTCTCACTTCGGTCAATTAGCAATAATTTTTCTGTGGACTTCCGGAAATCTCTTTCATGTAGCTTGGCAAGGAAATTTTGAGTCATGGGTACAGGACCCTTTACATGTAAGACCTATTGCTCATGCAATTTGGGATCCTCATTTTGGTCAACCGGCTGTAGAAGCTTTTACTCGAGGGGGTGCTCTTGGCCCAGTGAATATCGCCTATTCTGGTGTTTACCAGTGGTGGTATACAATCGGTTTACGAACTAATGAAGATCTTTATACTGGAGCTCTTTTTCTATTATTAATTTCTGCCATATCTTTAATAGCGGGTTGGTTACACCTACAACCGAAATGGAAACCGAGTGTTTCGTGGTTCAAAAATGCAGAATCTCGTCTCAATCATCATTTATCAGGACTCTTCGGCGTAAGTTCCTTGGCTTGGACAGGGCATTTAGTCCATGTCGCTATTCCTGCATCCAGAGGGGAGTACGTTCGATGGAATAATTTCTTAGATGTATTACCACATCCCCAAGGATTAGGCCCACTTTTTACAGGTCAGTGGAATCTTTATGCTCAAAATCCCGATTCAGGTAGTCATTTATTTGGTACCTCCCAAGGAGCAGGAACTGCCATTTTAACCCTTCTCGGGGGATTCCATCCACAAACCCAAAGTTTATGGCTGACTGATATGGCTCATCATCATTTAGCTATTGCATTTCTTTTTCTTATTGCTGGGCATATGTATAGAACTAATTTTGGGATTGGGCACAGTATGAAAGATCTTTTAGATGCACATATCCCTCCGGGAGGGCGATTGGGACGTGGGCATAAGGGCCTTTATGACACAATTAATAATTCGCTTCATTTTCAATTAGGCCTTGCTCTAGCTTCTTTAGGGGTTATTACTTCTTTGGTAGCTCAACACATGTACTCTTTACCCGCTTATGCATTTATAGCACAAGACTTTACTACTCAAGCTGCATTATATACTCATCACCAATACATTGCAGGATTCATCATGACAGGAGCTTTTGCTCATGGAGCTATATTTTTTATTAGGGATTACAATCCGGAACAGAATGAGGATAATGTATTGGCACGAATGTTAGAACATAAAGAAGCTATCATATCTCATTTAAGTTGGGCCAGCCTCTTTTTGGGTTTCCATACCTTGGGACTTTATGTTCATAATGATGTCATGCTTGCCTTTGGTACTCCGGAGAAGCAAATCTTAATCGAACCTATATTTGCTCAATGGATACAATCTGCTCATGGTAAAACTTCATATGGGTTCGATATACTTTTATCTTCAACGAATGGCCCGGCATTCAATGCGGGTCGAAGCATATGGTTGCCGGGTTGGTTAAATGCTATTAATGAGAATAGTAATTCACTATTCTTAACAATAGGTCCTGGGGACTTTTTGGTTCATCATGCTATTGCTCTGGGTTTACATACAACTACGTTGATCTTAGTAAAAGGTGCGTTAGATGCGCGTGGTTCCAAGTTAATGCCAGATAAAAAGGATTTCGGTTATAGTTTTCCGTGCGATGGCCCAGGACGAGGCGGTACTTGTGATATTTCGGCTTGGGACGCATTTTATTTGGCAGTTTTTTGGATGTTAAATACCATTGGATGGGTTACTTTTTATTGGCATTGGAAGCACATTACATTATGGCAGGGTAATGTTTCGCAGTTTAATGAATCTTCCACTTATTTGATGGGCTGGTTAAGAGATTATTTATGGTTAAACTCTTCACAACTTATTAATGGATATAACCCTTTTGGTATGAATAGTTTATCAGTCTGGGCATGGATGTTTTTATTTGGACATCTGGTTTGGGCTACTggatttatgtttttaatttccTGGCGTGGATATTGGCAGGAATTGATTGAAACTTTAGCATGGGCTCATGAACGCACACCTTTGGCCAATTTGATTCGTTGGAGAGATAAACCGGTGGCACTTTCCATTGTACAAGCAAGATTGGTTGGATTAGCCCACTTTTCTGTAGGTTATATATTTACTTATGCAGCTTTCTTGATTGCCTCTACATCAGGGAAATTTGGTTAA